CAAATAAACAAGGACTAAAAACAGCGGGCTGTTCGCTTCGCTCCATTTTAGCCCACTATTTTTAGCCTGTTATTTGGGCGTTAAATGCCTCTAATCTATAGCACGTATTAGTTTTTGAATTGTGTATTTGAGTTTCAGTGAATTGTGTTTCGTTCGTAAATTGGTGCGTTGTGGTTTTTCTAAATACGCCCATTCCGTTGAAGCAGACTATTTACTAACAGTCGCCAGTGTAAATTTTAATATCGGAATGCAAAGTAGATTAAGGCTCCGTTTTTCTTGGTTTTGGTCACTAGCGGAAATTCTGTTTTTAGTTTCTGATTGTTAAATATTGAATGTGTCATATTTTCAAAATATTGAACTAGTTTCTGAACGCTAAAGAATGTAAAGTTACCGAATATCAGCAAGTTAGTGCTGGCAGTAATGTTGTCCAAAAAGGCAGTTAACAAGGCCATTAAACGGAACTAAAACAGTTGGCTTAGTTTCGCTTCGCTACACATTATAGCCAACAATTTTAGTCCGCTTATGGCGGCGTTAGTGCGTCAAGCAAAGCTTGATGCATCTTGCAGGGTGTAAGTCCCTGTCAGGTAAGGTTTAACCAACCACCTGTATCGAGTGTTGCACCTTTGGCGGAGTGTGAGATTAGCAGATGCTTTTCAGCAGTGAGGACTGCATCACGCGAACAATATTGGTGAAGCGTACACAGAGAATTATGTAGGCCATAGGGGCTGTCGTGGCCCTGAAGTGCTGGTATCGCTCCGATAAATACTAGAACTGACTGACGAGGTTTGTAACGCCATCGAAGTCCATGCAAAGCAGCCGTTATTCATGTAAATGAAGGGTGAGGTTGTGGCGAGTCAGCGGAGTTATCAAGCCGTGGCATGCATAAAGAGATGCTTCAGGAACTTGAGAGATCCAAAGGTGTTCCATCAGGACGATGGTAGAGAAGTCTAGTTAAAAGCGAGGCGAACGATGACCCTTTGGAAGTCAGATCAGCCCGTAGTAGTCTGAGCAAGGGAAAGCCTTGTACATGGCAAAGGAGCTGACAGTTATATTAGGTATTAAGCAGAGACATAGTCCGGACAAAGTAGGGCTGGGGACACTATGATAACCACACTTAATGCCATCGCATTTAAAGCACAAACCCACCCCAAGCACAGGTTTCAGAATTTATATGGACTACTAAATACTGACAGCCTGTATCAAAGCTGGGGGCAACTCAATAAGCAAGCGAAGCCAGGTATCGATGGCATTACCATGCCTAAGTACCGAGATAAGCTGATAGAAAATATCGACCGTTTAGGTCAGCAACTCAAACAGAAATGTTATCGAGTTAATGACATCAAACGGATCTTCATTCCTAAATCGAACGGTAAATTACGCCCTTTAGGCCTACCAACGGTAGATGACAAGCTAGTGCAACAAAGTGTCAGTCAGATCCTGCAAAGCATCTGGGAACAAGACTTTTTGCGTAATAGCTATGGTTATCGACCGAATAAAAGTGCGCATCAAGCGGTGCATAGTTTAACGCTCAATCTGCAATTTAAAGGTTATGGTTATATTGTTGAAGCTGATATTAAAGGCTTCTTTGACAACCTTGATCACGAATGGCTGATGGCTATGCTCGAGCAACGAATTGATGACAAGGCGATACTTAATTTAATAAACCAATGGTTAAAAGCACGAATAAAATCCCCTGATGGTGTCTTTACTAAGCCATTAAGTGGTAGCCCACAAGGTGGCATTATCAGCCCTGTGTTAGCTAATATTTATTTGCATTATGCGCTAGACCTTTGGTTTGAAAAGAAAGTGAAGCCAAGGATGAAAGGCCGAGCAATGATGATCCGTTATGCGGATGATTTTGTTTGTGCGTTTCAGTTTGCACATGATGCTGAACGCTTTTATAAGGTTTTGCCGAAACGATTAAAGAAATTCAACCTAGACGTCGCAGAAGATAAAACATCATTGATGCGATTTAGCCGCTTTCATATTGGGCGAAAACGTCATTTTGTATTTCTTGGATTTGAGTTTTACTGGGGCAGAGATTCGAAAGGTAAAGCAAGACTCAGACGACGAACCGCTGTGAAGAAGCAGAAGGCGACGTTGAGCGAGTATTATCAATGGATTAAAGCCAAGCGCTCATTAAAACTGAGTATTTGGCTTCCGCAGTTAAAACGTAAATTAACAGGGTTTAGAAACTATTTTGGTCTTCCCGACAACAGCCGAAGCCTGAGCTACTTATACGATTATGTTCTGCATAACTTGTACAAATGGTTGAATAGGCGTAGTGGACGGCGAAGTTATAACTGGAGTAATTTCAAGAAGATGTTAGAGTATTTTAGAATTGAGAGTCCAAAGGTCAACAAGCGTTTGGTGTTGATTGATTGGTACTAGGATCGTGTTTTACACGAGTGAATATATAACTGAAGAGCCGGATGCGGTAGTTCCGCACGTTCGGATCTGTGTGGGGTCGGGTCAGTAATGGCCCGCTCTACCACGATTGTGTAAATGATGAAACTGATATTATCGAGTCTATTTATAGGCATCTTATTATTAATTTATTTTATAGTACCCAAAAATACAGCGGTATTAACAATAACTAATAGTTCTGATGTGATTGTTACAAATCTTGAAATAAGTATTAGAGGTGAGCCTTGTATTAGGTCTCAATTGTTACCTAAAACAAATACAAAATGTACTTTTAAAGTTAATGGAGACGCTGGTTACAGAGTTTTATGGGATGGTAAAAAAGCAGAAGAACTTGGCTATGTAACTAACGGTATGGATTTTCAAGATCAATTAACAATATACAACAATGGTAAATTAAATTTAGAATCAGTTGCCTTGTAAATTACACATAACTAATAAGGATAGGCCGCGCGAAGCCGCGTCCTTATCCCAAGTGTTGAACAAGCCCGAACACCCTCAGAGTGACTCTTTATTATGTAAATAACAGCTCGAGAAAACGCGCTGTTTGATGTGATGGTTATCGGGTAACTTTTCTGTAGTCAGCAAGTTCCCTTAGCTCATTTGCTAATTATTTAACTCTCTTAATTTCAGTGCGTTAAATTAATCCTCCACGGTATTCAGTTAAGCCATTATCCTTATTATTTTCCAGCATTAGGTTATGAGCCGTAAATTTGTCGGTCGTTTCACTATGCCCATAAAGCGCATTGGTTGCTGGCAACAGGGGCAACTGCGCGTCGCTAATCTGCGCTTTATCTCAGGAATGATTGGAAACACGGCCCCTGCAACTGCCAGCATAAGCTGTATTTGTAGCCTGAGCTTTTTGGCGTTACCTCTGAGTAATCCACTGTTTGTTACTAGAGTCACGGACTCGCCTTAATCCCTTCGGTAATACGTGTTGCAGTATTAACCAGAGAAATTCTATGGCGGGTAAGGTGCGTACTTTTGTCGACTTTGTTTGGCTGTCTTCATACTCGAAACCCACTTGACCATCGACAAGACTGACGATGCTTTTATCGGGCAGTACGCCACGATAAAGATAGCGTGATAGATACTGCAACGCAGGCAAGCCTTTGCCCACATGCAGGCAGTCTACTACCCACTTTTTGGGCAGTGAGGTTGGTAGTGTGAGATTAAGCTTTGCCAAATGTTCCAGCAAACGTGCGCGCCAGACATTGGCGAGGTTAAAAGCGTTAAACAGGTATTTACCTTTGTTCTTTTTCCATTGCTTTTGGCTCTTGTTAAAACTGCCCGCTGGAATAATAAAGTGAATGTGCGGATGCAATTCACGCCGTCTGCTGTGAGTATGAAGTACGCCGGTGAAACCAATATCACCGGCAAGCTTAGGTGAGTTAAGCGCAAAGTCTTTGAGCACACTGGCAGCGACGGCAAACATGGCTGGATAGAGCGCTTCGGGTTGATATCTAGCCATAACACGCAGTTCATATGGCAAAGTAAATGTCACCATAAAGTAATCAACAGGCAAGAGTTTAGCCTGTTGCTTGGCTAACCAATCAGCTGTGGTGTTGTACTGACATTGCGGGCAGCTGCGATGCCCACATGACAGCGGAAAGTCAGCGGTATGCGTGCAACCCTGACAAGCCCAGTGGCTGGCTCTTTGTGAATGAGAGCGGCAACTGAGCATGGCATTTATCGCTTGGCGCATTGATGCTGTGATTTGGCCTTCATAAGTCTGATTAAAGGCATCAAGATGGTCACGTAAAATATCGATAAACTTCATATGTCACACTCCCACTTAAGCACCAAATTATCAGTGAGCTGGTTAATTGACAGGACAGTGTTCTTACGGGTAATTTGAGTGAGACGTGTATACTTTGCCGTGGTGTTGAGGCTGTTGTGACCGAGTAAATGCTGTACTGAGCGTAAATCGAGACCTTGTTCGAGCAGATGAGTCGCATAGCTGTGACGTAGATTATGCGGGCTGATAGATTTGTGAATGTTGCAGTCGCCAATCACTTTTTTCATGGCCTTTTGAATACCACCACGGTCCATTAGTGAGTCAGGTTTACCGTCTTTACCAGGAAATAAAAGCTGAGGATGACGATGAGTTTGCCAGTAATATCGCAGCGCTAACAGTGTGCGCTGTGGTAAAGGGACTAGCCTGTCTTTGCCGCCTTTGGCGTCACGGATATGCACCTGCATCAACGCTGAATCGATATCGCCAACGTGCAATGAAATGGCTTCACCGAGGCGCAATCCCATACTGTACAAGGTTAAAAAGCACACTTGATATCGCAGCTTATGGGTGAGACTAATGACGATAGAGACTTCGGCAGGGGTCAAAATATCGGGTAAGCGTTTGACCTGTGGTGGCTTAACAATACTCAGCCACTCCCAGTGCTGGTTAAGCACATACCGGTAGAAAAACTGTAACCCATTACGGTCAAGTTTAACGGTACTCCATGAGTGAGAAGCAATTAAATCAGCAAAGTACCGCTTCAAATCATTGGTTGAAAGGTTGTCAGGACAGCAGTCAAAATAAGCACTAATGCGCCTAACGGCGCGACTGTACGCATCGATGGTGGCGGGTCGCTTGCCTTGTAGCGTTAGATTGGTAAGATGTTGTTCATAAAGAAAATCAAAGCGTTGTTGTTCATGAGTTTCCATGGTGATACTCCTAGGTAATGCCAAGGTAGGCAGGGTCTAGTAAGTATTTATGATGGTGCTAAAGATGTGTTTTTATCTTTTCTGCCGCAGAGCGGCTTCGTTCAACAAGCCAATTCAGCAGGACAAAAAACAGTTGGTTTTGCTCCTGCGTCGCTAATTTTAACCAACTATTTTATTGCCTCTGATTGGGGCGTTAGCAGTACAAAGCATATGTCATTAGAATTGTGTGAACTTAAAAGAAGTAGAGTTGGTAAGCTACTTTTATATATTAACAATGAACAATATTCGGATATTTTAGCTATTTTAGATTTATATCGTTTAAAATCTGGAATAGAAATTGGTCCGTATTCAGATACAAAGCTGAGTTCAGGGTTAAATACTCTTATTACTTGCGCACTTGAGATCATTAATTCAAGCAAAGGTTGCAAACAGATACAACAAGAGTTTCTATCTGTATTACAAGCAGCAGAATCCGAGAATAAAAATATAATATTCCTCGCAGAGTAGTACTGCTAATCGGGTAGCCGGAGGTATCTAGCCTCCAGCCCCCACACCACCCTGCATGCGGCTCCGCACAGGGCGGTTCATTTAGAACACCTAACTAGCTTTCTGGTTAGGATATTGAACTGCGATCCATCCGTCTCTCAATGAATATAATCCTGCTTTCTTCAGATATTCATTACTCAGCGCTTGCTGTATCCCAGGTGTTTTAGAGCTACGCCAAGGGCCTTTACTTGTGATACCACAAGCAACAGCGGCTTGGATCCTGACGCCACGTTTAAGTAAGTTTTGTACCTTAGTCCGTGGTTTTCGCCACTGACGCCATTTTTCTCAACCCAAAGTCACATACGAACACGACGTCGGATCCAATGGTCACTCTGTATAAAGAATAGGCAACACACCCTTGATAAGCGTTAGCGATGCCAAAGTAATTGATCCAGCCTTGCCTTCTTGTTTCATAAGAGGTGACGCACTTTAAACAGCTGATAACTCATACTCACGCCCCAATTTCGGTTCGTTAGTCGTCTCATCTTTTGTTTGAAAATGTGTAATGTTTTAGCATGCCACTGGATCTTGCCTCGGTTAAATGTAAACCCAAGAAACTTACTTTGAGCAACTTTAACCACTTGGCTTTTCTGTTCATTTACAACCAGTTTTAACTTAGCTGCAAGGTATTGAGTAATGCTCTTGAGTACTCGTTCGCCTGCGCGTTGAGACTTTACCAATATGATAAAATCGTCCGCGTAGCGGGCGAATTTGTGCTCTCGGCTTTCCAGCTCTTTATCCAGACTATCCAACATAATGTTAGAGAGTAATGGCGAGAGTGGGCCGCCTTGAGGCACACCTTCCAAGCTTGCTTCAAATTGGTCATTGACCATCACACCTGCTCGTAGGTACTTACCGATAAGCGCTAATAGGCGCTTATCCTGTACTTTATTCCTTAGCTGAGTCATCAAGAGATCATGATTAACTCGGTCAAAGAACTTAGACAGATCAACATCGACGGCAAATTTGCGTTTTTGTTTGATGATATCCCTTACTTGCAGTACCGCTTGTTTGGCATTTCTGTTCGGCCTAAAGCCAAAGCTGTTGGTCGAGAAGAATGGGTCAAACAGTGGCGTGAGTATTTGAGCAATGGCTTGCTGTATCACACGGTCAATGACGTTAGGGATCCCCAATTTGCGTTTACCGCCATCGGGTTTGTCGATCTCTACGCGCCTGACCGCTGAGGGTTGGTATTCACCTCGCTCTAATTGAGATTTACACTGTTGCCAGCCGCCTTGTTGCATCCAGAGCGGGAAGGCTTCGATGGTCATGCCATCGATGCCCGCCGCACCTTTATTGGCTTTCACTTGACGCCAAGCTCGGTGTAGATTTTCAGGTTCGAGCAGTTGTTGAAATAGATCGCGGTTGAAGGCCGGTTGCATATCAATACGCTGCCGATAGTAATCGTCTGGCGACGTAGTGGGTATCGACAAGTTTGACAAGACTCCTCCTTCTTCTAAATGTTCAGGCCTTCACCATGTCCCATCCATTACGATGGGCGTTGGGCTACTCGGCAACTGCTCCTGCATTGCTCTACCTCCTGCATCCATGCAGTCGTATGCCGTCTGCTGACTTCTGCTTAATCACATGCCGAGTTGCCCCGTCATGCGCTATCGGTTTCCATCTAGTTCGCTCTTTTCAGTCGATGATGCTGAAAAGCCAAGGCACTTATAAACCAGAGCCTTACTGGTTAATGACCGATCGCGTGTTAAGCAGATCTCCCCAGATAAGAACATGAACTTTCTTTGCACTGCTGCATCATTTACGGTGGCCATTAGATCACGTGGTTTCGTCGTCTTGTACCCTTGCTTCGCGGGGCAGACCCTGCCAACTCACCTCTAGCCTACGCCTCATATGATGTTCTTGTTCATCAGCTCGCACTCTTTGACAACTAAGTAGGGCTAGCGGCTTCCTCCGGACCAAACCTCGCGATTAAGCCCTTGCCATTCGCTAGTAGTTAACGTTTAATAACAGTATGTTATTCTCTAATTGATAAGAGTAACGGTGACCTTCCTACAGAGGACTTTCACCTCATTAGTTCATGCCCATGCTGGGCGTACACAAGTCGTTCAACACGGAAGCGTAAACGGCTGTCATCGTTTTTGCAAAAAGCAAAAGCGCAAAAACAATACCAACCTACGCTCCGGTTAACGAGGCGTTAGCTGTTCTTCAAAATTTACCATTAAGGAATATGTAACATGGAAGGTATTTTTTGTAGTTATTATGATGAAGAAATTGACCAAGATGTACCATTGCAACCCGATTTAGCTGAAGCAATCTCGTTTTTCAAAGGTTTTATTTGGGAAAATCAGAATGAAGAATCAACAATGAAAATGTTGATTCTTCAAGCTACAGGATCAGACGAAGCATCATTATTTATCTCATCTTTAAATAAAGGTAAATGGGAAATAGGTGCAACGGCATCGACGCGAAGACGTTTTTTGGGACCTTTTTTTAAAAGAGTGACCTCTGAATCATTCATAGATAACACTGAGAGAGAAACATTAGAGTTCATAAGTTTCTTTTACCAAAAGACATTGGCAGATTTCATTGCTCTATTGGAGAAGAATGGGCATTAAAGGACTAGCGAACTGCGTCAAATTATTCCTATTAGTCAAATATGCAGTTTGTTAGATGAAGCCGCAGTCTTAACCTGTATAGCTTATGTTGACTACTCATTATTTAAACAGAGGTCCTATCCGCGTCGAAATGGCCACTACACCCGAAACCTCAGACTACACCAGTATTCAACGTCGAATTAACTCCGCCATAAAAGGTGAGCAACCCAAAGAATTATTGCCTTTTGTCGGCAATGAGCGGCTAGATATGCCTAATGGGCTGATGTTCAGTGTTAAAGACTATATCGTGCTTGTGGAAGATACGGGTCGTATTATTCGAGAGGATAAACGCGGTGCCATTAGTGTCAGTAGCCAACACATTTTAAACAGACTCAATATTCCAGCTGAAAACTGGCTTAAAATCACTACTGAGTTTGGCTCATTATTTAAAGGCGCAGTAGGGGCGTTACCGGCATTAACAGAATATTGTGAACACTTAGAGCGAAAACGACGACAAGGCGCATCAAACTGCCAGCGTTGGTTATGCGCTTAAGAGTGAACGTATAAAACACAAACTACAATAATAACCTCATTTCCAGCTTGATTAATATCAAGCCACCAGTGCTGCTTTTAATCTGCAGTATTGCTCGATTTCCCCCTAATTAGTTCAGTATATTTAGGATTTTCAGTCAATCTTTGCATTTAAATCTTGGTTAGGGCTATCGCAATCAATGCGAAAAGGCATTTTGTTAATTCATAATTAAAATGGGTGGCTTGGTTTATTGTGGTTTATTTAATGTCCCTAACTCATGGCAATCAGCCCAACTTTGCGCACCCGAAATCACAGCACTTAGGACGAGGAAGCTGATATCAATGACATCATGTTCTTGATTTATATGGGAACGGCAATCAGTAATCTTATCGAGATGTTTAAGCATATTAAGTATAAAGACAAAGAAAAAGAGCGCTATTTGATCACACTGGCGAGATCAATCAAGCTATTTTTTATCTCTTTTTTTTTAAAGAAGACGTGTGAAAAACGATCGAGTATGATCAGCCCCTGGACCAAGAGTAAGTCCATTTTTGTCCTCAATACTTTCGTAGACGTGACATGCTCATGCCTAAAATACGTGGCTCATTATAATAGATATCTTAAATCGGTCTAATGAATAAATACCGAGCGCACAAGCATGGGTATTATTAATAGTGGTTAACATTAATAGTGGTTAACATTAATAGTGGTTAACATTAATAGTGGCTAAAGTTAATTAACCACTGTAATCACAATAGCTTAGCAAATCGCTGTTAGCATAGGCTTGCCTAAGTTATAAAAAATATTAGCACCTTCTTCAATTCCTTTTGATTTAAGGTGGTCGGCAAAACCCAGTCGTGCAGTCATTGCTAACCAAAATATTGTGCTGATTAAGCCGACAATGCGCCACGGTGTTGACTTGGCCCACTTAAGTGCAAAAGTAATAGAGAGCACATACAGTACGAAACCACCTAATTTAGATGATGCCCAACCATTCACAAAGGGGTACAGGTTAAGTGGATTTACTACAACCAGATAAATAAAGGTGCAGATAAAGAGAGTATATAAAACATGCGGGCCTACTTTTAGTAGTTTATGATTGACCTTGTCAGACCCTTTCATCGTTAACACAAAGTTAATCATAAAAAATAGAAATGTAATCGCAATTATTGTTAGGTGAGCGTGCTTAACTATCATGTACATATTGTTTTTTCCTAAAAGTAATTTTCATTTAAGACTTATATTGTCTCTATTTTAAAGCAAGCCTTGTAACAAATAAGCGTGAGTAAGTGAGTGACTTTTTAAGAATATTTACCTTTTTAATTAACAATAATGCCATATGATTACGCAAAATGCTGAAATTAAGATTAATCAGCTTGACTTGTCCTAATCAACATATCATGAGTACCGAATATTAGTACCGAATATTAGTACCGAATATTAGTACCGAATATTAGTACCGAATATTAGTACCGAATATTAGTATCGAATATGTGTATGTTTAGAAAAGAGTTTCTTGCATAAATGTTAGTTGTGTTTTATCGATATTACTATGTTCTCAATTACTTATTGAATAGTATTTATTTGAAGTCGTATTCTGAACGATAGATCAATGTCTAATATGATTGTTTAGTGCAGTCTTCATCATAGCAATCGCAATTAATGTAAAATGGAAAACCATTATGGCGTTTAATGACTTATTTAGGCTCAGTTCCCATGCGGTAATCACTAATGAAGATGGTCAAGTGTTGTTATTAAAAGCCAATTATGGCGACAAACATTGGGGTTTACCGGGTGGTGGGCTAGACCCTAATGAAACCATTCATCAAGCACTGCAGCGTGAATGTATAGAAGAGCTTGGCTGTGAGGTGGATGTGCAATATCTGTCTGGAGTGTATTTTCACAGTGCGTATCAATCGCAAGCGTTTATCTTTCGCTGTGAATTACCGGAGTCAGCTCAAATAATGTTAAGCGATGAACACAGCGATTACGCTTATTTCGCTGTTGCTGATTTGTCTGCGGTGCAGCAACAACGAATAAACGATTGCTTAGCCTTTAGTGGTGTGGTCTACAGCGCAGCTTTTTAAAGCCGCTTGATGCCAAGTGGTTAGTATTTGCATAATATCGTGTGAATCTTGCAGTTGTGCTAATGGCCTTGGCACTGTGTATTGCTTATTGTCTAGGGCCACTAGCACCGCTTCTACCTGGTAGTAAAAACCATTGCCTTTGGCTTCAACGTTCACAACTTCTGCATCTTGCTCATATAACCTCACCGAAAAATGATTACCCTGAGCTTCTGGTAACCAGGGATTTGAGGTGAACTCAATGCTTCCTAAGCTGCCTAAAATGGTAAATCCGGCGTGTAAGCCATAATCTTCAGCTGTGTGTAAATGGCATTGCACGCCATTTGAGTAAGTGACTATAGCGGTTGATTCACAAATATTACCATCTTGCCCACGTCGGCCTGTTGCCTGTAGTTGATATTGTTGGCTGATGTTATTGCCAAATTGTTGCTGCATGACGAGTTGCATTAATGATGCCGGGTAGCAACCGAGATTAAACAGCGCGCCAAGACTTGCTGGATTAACAAATTGGCTGATGGCAGCGCAATACTGGCCACGAATACTTTTTACTTCACCAATAACGCCAGACGCTAAGGTTTGGCTTAACTGCTGTATAAGTGGATGTGCAAGATACATTAGCCCTTCTAAAAAGAACACTTTGTTTTGCTTAACAGCATCAAGACTGGCAATGGTAGATGGCATATCTACCGACAGCGACTTTTCACATAAAATGGCTTTACCGGTATTGGCCGCTTTTATCACATATTCGTGGTGCAAATGATTAGGCAGGGCAATGTAAATCACATCTACCAGCGGATCGTTAATTAATGCATCGAAATCAGTAAATTGATGTGCGATATCATATTGCGCTGCAAACTCGGCTAACGTTGTGGTGTTACGGCCTGCTACTGCATATATCTGACTTTGGCCTTGTGCTTTTATCGCATCGGCCATCACACCAGAAATAAAGCTGGTGCCTAAAATACCCCAGTTTATGGTTTTGCTCATTGGTTATTCCTAAGAGGTTAAGCGTTGATAGTCAAAGGCTTGTTTTAGCTCGGTTAACCCAGCTTGAATAAAGGCTTGAGTGTGAGGTGCAGCAAAGTGGGCGTCAAATGCTGCTTGATTGTCATAACGTTCCCAAAATACAAAATGTTTAGGGTTAGTTTTATGTTGGGTTGCCATTGCAAGTGAGCAGCCTGGTTCGCTATTCATGTCTGCACAAAATTGACGGATTGCAGCAAGGCCTTGGTCTAACGGTACGTCATCTTTAATGTGAATCTCAGCGGTAAT
This region of Shewanella livingstonensis genomic DNA includes:
- a CDS encoding tyrosine-type recombinase/integrase, which encodes METHEQQRFDFLYEQHLTNLTLQGKRPATIDAYSRAVRRISAYFDCCPDNLSTNDLKRYFADLIASHSWSTVKLDRNGLQFFYRYVLNQHWEWLSIVKPPQVKRLPDILTPAEVSIVISLTHKLRYQVCFLTLYSMGLRLGEAISLHVGDIDSALMQVHIRDAKGGKDRLVPLPQRTLLALRYYWQTHRHPQLLFPGKDGKPDSLMDRGGIQKAMKKVIGDCNIHKSISPHNLRHSYATHLLEQGLDLRSVQHLLGHNSLNTTAKYTRLTQITRKNTVLSINQLTDNLVLKWECDI
- a CDS encoding putative quinol monooxygenase; amino-acid sequence: MDYKLDQAGIFITAEIHIKDDVPLDQGLAAIRQFCADMNSEPGCSLAMATQHKTNPKHFVFWERYDNQAAFDAHFAAPHTQAFIQAGLTELKQAFDYQRLTS
- the ltrA gene encoding group II intron reverse transcriptase/maturase, whose protein sequence is MITTLNAIAFKAQTHPKHRFQNLYGLLNTDSLYQSWGQLNKQAKPGIDGITMPKYRDKLIENIDRLGQQLKQKCYRVNDIKRIFIPKSNGKLRPLGLPTVDDKLVQQSVSQILQSIWEQDFLRNSYGYRPNKSAHQAVHSLTLNLQFKGYGYIVEADIKGFFDNLDHEWLMAMLEQRIDDKAILNLINQWLKARIKSPDGVFTKPLSGSPQGGIISPVLANIYLHYALDLWFEKKVKPRMKGRAMMIRYADDFVCAFQFAHDAERFYKVLPKRLKKFNLDVAEDKTSLMRFSRFHIGRKRHFVFLGFEFYWGRDSKGKARLRRRTAVKKQKATLSEYYQWIKAKRSLKLSIWLPQLKRKLTGFRNYFGLPDNSRSLSYLYDYVLHNLYKWLNRRSGRRSYNWSNFKKMLEYFRIESPKVNKRLVLIDWY
- a CDS encoding NUDIX hydrolase, translating into MAFNDLFRLSSHAVITNEDGQVLLLKANYGDKHWGLPGGGLDPNETIHQALQRECIEELGCEVDVQYLSGVYFHSAYQSQAFIFRCELPESAQIMLSDEHSDYAYFAVADLSAVQQQRINDCLAFSGVVYSAAF
- a CDS encoding SirB2 family protein, which translates into the protein MYMIVKHAHLTIIAITFLFFMINFVLTMKGSDKVNHKLLKVGPHVLYTLFICTFIYLVVVNPLNLYPFVNGWASSKLGGFVLYVLSITFALKWAKSTPWRIVGLISTIFWLAMTARLGFADHLKSKGIEEGANIFYNLGKPMLTAIC
- a CDS encoding Gfo/Idh/MocA family protein, which gives rise to MSKTINWGILGTSFISGVMADAIKAQGQSQIYAVAGRNTTTLAEFAAQYDIAHQFTDFDALINDPLVDVIYIALPNHLHHEYVIKAANTGKAILCEKSLSVDMPSTIASLDAVKQNKVFFLEGLMYLAHPLIQQLSQTLASGVIGEVKSIRGQYCAAISQFVNPASLGALFNLGCYPASLMQLVMQQQFGNNISQQYQLQATGRRGQDGNICESTAIVTYSNGVQCHLHTAEDYGLHAGFTILGSLGSIEFTSNPWLPEAQGNHFSVRLYEQDAEVVNVEAKGNGFYYQVEAVLVALDNKQYTVPRPLAQLQDSHDIMQILTTWHQAALKSCAVDHTTKG